The Cuculus canorus isolate bCucCan1 chromosome 5, bCucCan1.pri, whole genome shotgun sequence DNA segment TCATctgcaaaacagcttttttcccTGGGATATTaacattttccctcttttcttctctctccctgcctttttcatgttcttctctccccacagccctgctgctcacCCAAGGTAagtgctttttctcctttcctctgcctgTTCTGGCTCTCTTTTCATCCCCCTACTCAACCCTCAGAATGTTTGTGTTCGCTGTGTTGTAGACAACCCCACCTCATGGTGTTCACGTCCCACCAGAACTAGTTCAGAGCAATGCATTAAGAGCATGACAGTGATTGACTGACATCTAAGTGCCTTCCCAATATTCCAGGTTTTTCCCCAGGGTTTTGGGAAATGATCCAGCCAAGGTTGCAAAGGACAACATGCAGCTCTGGTCTGGTGCTATGACTCAACCCTCTCTTTGGGCAGCTCTCGTACTTGTCTTGTGCTGATGCACTGGGAGCACAGAGTTTTTCTGCATGGGGATGACACTCCTGGGGCATGATGTGCTGTTGTCTAGGGTGAGAGAGGGAGCAGGTCTGCACAGGTGTCCCCTTCCCATGCAGGATCAGACCATGCATCACCACTCAGTGCATGCACCTGGGTGCTCTCCACCTTCCATCCTGGAGGATCCCAGGGGTGCACCCAGCGCCAAAGCAGTACTACCAGGGCATAATAAGCATCAACATCATTTGCCTCATGCCCTCAGCTCTAGCTCTGCACTCTTCatgtcctctcctctcctcgTGGCAAGATTTTGTGTGTATTAATACTGAGCTCCCCCTTCCTTGCCTGAGATCCCTGTTACATCAGTCTCTCTTGATATCACTGTGATGCAATTTGTGCctcctgtatttttcttatttctccaATTCCAGATACAATTATAGTTGAATTTGCACTAAAGAAACATTTGTCAAAGCGTAAGGGCGGACATGCAGGGTAAAGAGAGGAGCTCAAGTCTGGCAGGTTTGTAAGCAGAGTTGATAACAAAAGTGTTCATCACgtctgagctgtgctgcaaaTCAAAGGAGCAGCATCAGCCGCACAAGCTTCAGTCtctactgcttttaaaaggatgCCAAATCTGCTGCGCAGGGGATGGCCTGAACCCATTGGATGTTGGGCTAATTAGGAAATTGCTAGTGGCAGGCAGAAGTCCCCAGCTCCCCAGATTAGGGTGTTTACGGAAAACTCCTTGGAGCAGTTTGGACATTTTCCTTTGTTACTTCTTCAGGTCCAGAAGGACTGGAAATAAGTTGAGCACAGCCTCCTTCCCTGTAATTTCATTGCTTTAATTCAGTAGCTGCCTAATTTGATCAGAGCCCCAGTAACCAAATAATTCctattaaaataacataacTTTCCTACCTCTGTTGTGATCCAGACTGATTGCTTTTGGCAGCTGTTATTGGAGAACTTTGTCACCTGCTATGGAAAACTGCTTTCCAGTTAATACAGTAAAGCCTTCTCTCTGTCTCAGAGGGGGTTCCCAGGTGTGTGTCCCTTGCTGAGCTGCGCCAGGGTGCCCTCCATGCATACAGAGCATGTTTGGCCCATGGTTTGAGCTCACAGTGCTCATCCTATGCAAGTGCTTCAAGATAGTGGCTGGCTGGCGAGTAGAGCCCTGCTCACCGCAGAGACACGTGCTGGAGTGTCACTCAGCAGCAATCATGGCTAATCAGCAGGGAGAGAAGTGACGTCTGCGTTTAGTCCGTGTCATGTTAGATTTAGATTACAGGGAGGCGCAGCAATCTtcataaaaaaatctgcattattGAACGTTTCAGTGGAATCTGTTGGTCCCACTCCtcatcccctccttcccagaGCAGCTCGCACAGATTCTCCCAGGCAGCACCCCTTTGCCTCAGGCTGCCTCCCTGAGACCActctcctctgcagccctggggcATTCACCCTCCCACATCTTTAGAAAGCCCCAAGGGGCCAGCAGTGGTGTGGCCCCCACTCACTGCAGTGGCTCTGTTTGCAGAAGCCCTGGGGTACCCCAATGGATGAGCTCAAGTGAAAATGCCTCTCATCCCTTACTGGGGGTAAATGGAAGATGCAGATTCTGTCTTCCccaccccttcctccctctggcCTTGCAGAGCCCTCCCTGGGAAAACAGGGCTGTGAATTTTGCACAAGAAAAAGTAACAGGATAGAAGAGGGCTTTTGCCACGGGTTCAACTCAGCATTTGATGAGCTGAGTTCATCCAAACTCAAATGGGCTCCCCTAGCTGGACTTGCAAGGCTGTCCAAACTTTTGAAAGCCTTGCTTGGCCAAGTGTCCAGTGCCAGCTGTTGTGGCTGCAGAGGACCAGAATTGTATAAGGTGTCCTGAGAGTCAAacatgaatttttttcatacttcttTGTTGCATAACCTTTTGTTTTGGCACTGGCAATGATCTTTCAGTAATCTCTTTATACAGGTAATACTTGATACAAAAGTGCATACCTACTCCCGTTGTGTCAGCTATTGCAGGCAGTCGACGAGCTGCTCTGGtgttcttttcatcttttgaaaAAGTCACTGAAAGCCTGAGCAGAGCCTCAGCTTGCAAGTTTTGGGGCTCAGAAAGTTCAGATCTGTAAAGGGATGAGGAATTATTTAAATAGTAGATACTTCTCTACCCTCATTTCCACATATTCACCcaaatcaaaaaaaatattactaaataTGTTTCTTTATGCATTAAAACTCATGGGTTCACTTTGCAGTGGGAAAGACTGGGGAGCAGAAGACACCAGCTGACTGGCCTGTCAGGGACAGTCATGTCAACAGCAATCTCAGGGCAGAGCCAGCAGTGGGATAATGTGCAGTTCCCAGCCCTGTGCCTTAGACTTCCTCTCATGAATGTGCAGAATTTCCCAGTTAGCATTAAGGACACTGAGGCATGTATATGGGATGTATCACGCCTCAAAAATAGCTCTCAGGGCTAAGTAAGCAGATTCCTCCCTTTTTAGAAAGCAGCTCAGGCTGCCGGTGCTTCTTTGTGTGCGTGTGTTTCAGTAAAGGGCGTATCGATATGCTAAACTCAAAGCCAGAGTGTCTTTTAGCCAGTGGTCTTCCCCAGTTGTGACTGATGGCTTGACAGTGCTCTGGGGAGAGGAACTCATTCATGCtctttgtttactttgtttAGCCAGGATTATATCTTATTGAGCTGCAACAAAAAATATCCCATTTTAATTGTCGCTTTAATTTCTTCCTAGCAGCTCAGTCCCCAGAAGGGGTGACCTTCATGCAGATACATGCCCGCTGTAGAAATGGATGGAGACAAGATGGCTCGAGGGGTGGGAAATGGCCTTCACAGCAATCTTTCATGAATACATTGCTGCTTTTAATCCAATTTATTCAGCAAGTGACAGAATACAAACTGGTATCTGGTAGTCTTGCTGCATTGCCTAAACGATGCCTCTCTCATGGTGTTACAGGGCCTTCCCATTGCCTGTTTCAGCTTGGAGGGTGCAGTGACCAGATTACCCCATGGAAATGGGCTTTATGATGTGTCCAGAGAACCACAGGCAATGTCCAGTTCCCATTTGGTCCCCCCAGTCTGAAGATGGTTGAGCTAGCAAGCGCTCCTGGAGTACCTAACTTCCAGGAGCAATGGATGGTGTGGGAACACTACTCCCCCTTCCCTTGGAAAAAATAAGAGGAGGTGGGGATCCACTTATTTTGAGCCCAAGAAACTGTCAGACACGTATAGGTCAGAAAGTGCTTTGCAAGGAGCTGCAATCAAGTCCCAGGACAGCCCTGCAAGTGTAAGTTTGTCTTGTGCCAGTGAGAGAGACGAGGAACAAGCCTGGCAGGGATATGCCCAGCAGGGCCGCAGAGCATGGGAGTAGCAGGACCATAACTAGGAGCTCCTGGCCCAGCCCGCCTTGTCTGTCCTACCTTTAAGGGTCTGAGTTGACTCCGAATAAGGCAAAATAAGTGAGAACATGGAGTGGTTTAACTAAAAAACTCTTCTTACTTTCCACAAGCAAGTGTTGCTTCCAAAACCTAGCAAGTGTCAGCTGTGGCCATTGCTACAGACTGGGCACAATCCTCTCACCCAGCCTTTGATCTTACCAGACCCGTTTGTCCGCCCTGCTTGTAGCATCTCTTCTGTAGCCCATGAGCTTCCTGGCATGAGGAGCAGAGTACCTTGGTGCAGCACCTGGTGTggggcagcagccccagcttgCTTAATCTTATCCTGTAGCCCAGATGGGTTGCTAGCACTTGATAGTGGCACACACACACCAGAGCAGGCAGGGTTTAGGGGACTCCTCTATCCTTACCTTCCCAGGAAGGAGGTGGAAGTAGCCGAGGAGGTCCTGGcaagctctttttctttgctggcaTAGTCAGACCTTATCAGGCTTAATTGGGGTTGACAGCAGGGAGTCCAGGGTGCAATTCACATAGAAAAGTAAGTACTGATGCTGATACAAACAGAAATCAGGCTAGTTAATAATTAAGCTGCAGCTTGGCAGTATTCACCTTGACAAACTTGACCTTCTAAATTAAAAGTCTGTGTCTTCCCCCAGCcccttgtgttttatttatcatAGCCCTTTGCAGGCTAATGCACCAGGGTGATGTGTGACACACCTCACCAATGCCCTGTCCTTGCTTGCTGGAGGAGCCCCCCAAGATCCCCATCCCTACACTCGCTCCCTGAGGACATGGGAGCCAGTGGCTAACATAGCCTGTGCAGAAGCATGCCCCGTGCTTGCTGCAGCGACAGTGGCCTCCTGCAGTTCTGAAGGCAGACTGGTGCCCTATGCTGCTGGCTGAAGTGCTTCTCTGAAAGGCAGGAATATCGGGATTGTGCTCTGCCACTGGAGTTTTGGAAGAGTGTATTCCTCCTCAGCTATTGGATCGGTACACACAGGGCTCAACTCAGTCCTCAACACCACACAGGAACAGATAGACCTAGCAGACCTGGAGCAGTTTTAGGTTAAGGTCTTGTGTTTTGCAGGGGTTGGCACTGATTCGTGCTACAGGGTGTTTAAGTGCCCTGAATGGTAGGTGTGGTCAAGTGGTAGATTCATGTAGGTGCTTTGTATTGCTCTTTGGAGATGCTTAACTCTCCCCTTAACTGCATGGTGAGTATAGACTGGGGCAAGAGACATGTCAACTGGACTCTTAAGCTTGTCTTTCCTACCACAAATAGCACTGCTCTAACTTCAGAGTACAATCAGCAGCCTGGTGTGTGGCACCTGTGGATCGCTTGCATGAGTGCATTGAGGAAGATCCAGCACAATGTTGACATGTGACTCAAACTCTGTTTGTCTCCTATATTAGGATAGAGGCTCAGTGAAAATACGATGGCAGGTTTGATGTTTTCAAATGCACCTTTGAAGTCTGCTAGATTTCtgtgatttgcttttctgttccaCACTCACAAGTGTGGCTGCTTTTTAATGAGGCGTGAAGGAATTACCTCCTTTTTTCATTATCTGCAAGCTTCCTCTATTAACATTTCTGTGAGGTGCCTGTTTGGAGATGCTGCCTGTGCCTGTTCTTCTGCAGATGGCATTGTAGGACTTAGCCTGGAAGTGGTATTCAATCAGCTGCCCCATAGGATGTTCTTGACATGGCTCCTTCACTGCTCCAGTTCACGGTATTCACCACAGAGGAGCTACATGGTGACGGCTGGGCCTCCAATTCTCGTCTTGATGGACATGCTGTGAGCAGGCTGCAGGTCTTTGTCACTGGTCAGCTTGTTCCTTCATCATCAACTGGCTTACCTAGGCCCTGAAGGTGCCTCTGGTGGCACTTCTCCTGCTGACAAGGTGCCCTCTGAACGCAGCACAAGTCCCACAGCCCTTCAGTGCTGTGCTAAGCACCAGTACCTTCCCTTTGGTGGAGTGTCCAGTCCCGTGCTCatgctgcagccagctctggtGCCGGCAGAGCTCTCTGTCAACTCCTGGACATGGACACTTCCCTTGATTTACTTTCTTGTAAGAGCTGCCTGGCAAGTGATTGCCATTCTCATCAAGTCATCAGGTGAGCTACAAGTGTCTTGCAGAGGCAACAAAGCCGCCTACCAGCAGCTGAAGGCCCTGCCACTGACCACAGACAGGAATTCCCATGCAGCCTGCCTGACAGCCTTGGTCACAGTTAGAAGAGATGAAGGCTGTCCTCTTCAGGGGAGGGTTTCAGGTCACACACTGTCTTGCCTGGCACAGGTATATAAACCAGCATGAGCAAGACACCATGTTCTGGAATAAAGCTGTGTTGGATACTGCTTCCtacaggaaagagaaggctTTCTGCACTGCGTGTGCTTAGAGATGTGCCGGCAGCTCAGCCTTGCCTAGATAGCTAATATTTGCATGAGGCTCTCTGTCGTCTTACCATGCCAAAAGCTTTTGTCAAATCCGTTAAGTGGAGACTGAGGTTTGTTGCATTGTTTCTCCTGGAGATGTTAAGCTGAGGGAGTTCTGCCTAATATTCCTCGTTTTCAGGGCAGCTCCTCTGATTCCAGACATTTGCATTCTGTGCTGTGCAATTGCAGCCAGTGGGCGAGAGCCCAAGGGACCATGCTGCCAGCTGCGTCCCTCAGTCTTTCTGATATAGTTTACTTCTCAGCGAAGGTTGTAGTGAGCCAGACCGTCCCCAAGCCTGGGCTTTGCAGACCTGCTGGGATGGCTACTGTGCTTTTGCTCAGCTCCATACTGTCAGCATGTGCTTGGCTTGTCTGCCAAGCTGGGCCTTGCAGAGCTGAAGGTGCCTCTTCCCCTGAGGAGCTTATGGTGGAGTTCAGACAGGAGAGAGCCATGTACATAGTATGGCAACTGCCCTGTGAGCACTGTATTTTCAATGATGAATATACCTTGTCATCTTCATACACTTCCAGGTAGAGATGGAGGCAGAAACTGGACTTTCTCTGTCTTAGAAAACTCTCCATTTCAGTGAATATAAGTAACCTGAATCTTGTTCTTGATTATTGTCAGTTCATGCCCCTGAGTGTAGCGTATGGCATAACTTTTTGTCCAGGTTCACTCCTGTTTCTGCACCTCTCCAACTCAGCTGCCTCGTCCCCTCTGCACTTGTTTGGCCTTTGCCTGTAGTTGCTCCCCCATCTCCTGGCATCCTGCATTGTGGACCTTTTACCCATTCCTGAGCTCCCCTGTATTTGTAAACTTCTGGGGATTCCCAAATCCAGAGTACATTGTCTTTGAGCTAAGCAGTGATGGCTTTGATGTACATCATTGATTTCAGATGATGGATGTagttatttctgcttctgtgatgGGTTATAATGTCACCTGCCACAGGagttattatatattttataaagtcTGCGGGTTTTGCAAGGCTTACTGTCTTTGCAATCAATCAAGGCAGGTTGGTGAAGAGAAGGCAGAGTTTATAATTAGATTTCACTGGGACTTTAtaatttctgtgtgatttttggTGTAGGGTATGAGATCTGCTGGAGCCCACATGGGATTAATCATACCTGAGGAATTACATGGGGTGTTAGTAAACTCTACAAGAAACCTTGGGTAACATCTGGCCCTCTGCTCAGCCAGAACAAGGTGCTCTATGTTTGTGATACCCACCCTGGTTCTGCAGAGCTCCAGCTCTGCACTGGCTCAGCTGGACTGTGTGATGCAGGTTGTATGCCCTGACTGTCAGACACAGGAAAGCCAGGGGAAACCCACCTTCTTTGTTGAGATGTCAAGTCTTTTCAGAGGGCCCATCTGCACATGCCTGCACTTGGATGTGTGGGTGGGAGAGAAGACCTGGGGTCAGGGCTGGGGACAGTGCTGGGGCACCCTTACTGCTGGTTGGGGTGCTCCTTCCCACCCATGCAACCAGAACCTTCCCAGGCAACTTTCTGGGGCATCAGCAAGGTGAGCCTGACACAAGGTCATCTTAGCATGCTGCACCTCCTGGGAAATCCCACAGGGCACTCATCCTGCCTCATGGTGCATCTGCTGACCTTGGGTCTTGGTTTAGTTTCCTCTAGCAGAAactaaatatgaaaacaataacCCCCACTTGCCTTCTGACTTCTTCCTGTTCGTTTTTCCAAATGCTAGGAACATGTACGTGTGTGCATGACTGTGTGTCTCTGAGCATTAGCTCAGTCACTGAGTGGCACAGTGTGTCAACAGTGATTTTTCCAGTAAAAGGGGAATAAATATATCCTATCTCTTGTTAATTCAAACCAGGAAACATGCCAGGGCATTAAAGCTGTCTTAAAGGACGCTTGTGCCGAGTGGCAGAATGAATTGGTACCTCAGTCTCCCCAAAGATGTAGCTGCTACAAGGATGATGGGAGGATGTGTCATCCAACAGTGCCAATGCAGGCTGAAGAAACATGTTTGTTCGTTTGTTTTAATAGATTAAACCCATATTTTGTATGTTCTTGGTGACTAACTAATATTCAGAAATCTTGGTCCTTTATTTCTATGGTCCAACACCCCACCACTGCCCCAAATATTGCTGCGTGAGCTTAGCAAGCtgtgaaggggctacagaagCCCATGTTCAGGCCCTGCAGACAAGCCCCTGCAGTGCCCCAGGGCTGATGTCTGCAGCTTGGTGTTGACCTTGCTTTCACAGAGGTGGCTGAGAGGAAGCTGACAGTTGAAGAAGAGGAAGCCAAGAGGATTGCAGAGATGGGCAAACCAATACTTGGCGAGCATCCCAAACTAGAAGTCATCATTGAGGAGTCCTATGAGTTCAAGGTCAGTAGttgtcccaggtgtcctccTGGAGGGGAAAGCTGTGTGGCATTGAAGAGCAGCcatgaaaagagaaactgaggaggctgagggtggCTGCATCTGTGGGGAAGGCTGCTGGAAGATGAAAAGGCATATGAAATGCTGTAAAGTATTGGAAAAGAAGTGGCAGGGGATGTATCTGCTGGTAGACAGAGGTGAAGGGAGGAAGACAAGAAAGGCTTGCTTGGAGCAGAAGCCAGTGTGCAGTAgatggcaggagcagagctgtcaCTGGTGAGGCAGGGGTGAGGGAAGAAAGAGCCTCCTCTGGAGTAAGGGGTGGGAAAGAAGCAGGCTCTGGTGATGTTTGAGTCAGCCTGTCCAGGGAGACGATGGGTCCAACTGCCGTCATGGCTTCATCTGACTTTTAGGAGAGTGCTTGCAGCACCTCAGCAGTTTGGGAAGGGTCAATGAGACCACAGAGCACTGCAAGATCAGCCTTGCCTGCTAGCGGCCAATTCAAATGCTGTGCATCTTTATTCCCACAACAGAGCACCGTGGACAAGCTGATTAAGAAGACAAACCTGGCTTTGGTTGTAGGGACACATTCCTGGAGGGACCAGTTCATGGAGGCCATTACCGTCAGTGCAGGTGAGGGGGACATCAGAAGACCCACACTAGCATCCCCAAAGTTCATGCAACTGGAATGAGATCTGTCTGGGCTCAACAGACAGCATCTGCCTATTCAGTGATGCTCAGCTCTTGTGTGTGATGGTCATCAGCAAAGCCAATCAAAAGAGCTCCTCTACTCCAAATATACTGGACTTTTGCAGATGCATTAGGTTGGAGCCCAGGAGATCCATCTTGTGATGTGGAGCCACCCTGGATGACAGTTTTCAAAGACTTCTGCTGGtggtgctcctgctgcttcagtGATCTGATAAACTGCATACAAGCAGCAAAATCCCATACTAGCCAGGCTGCTGGCTCGTGGTGTGCCCAGTGCTGTCCTGTTCAGATAGCTCGTGAAGCTGGAAGGTGTCCCATCTGCCATGGCCATTAGAGTCTGTGGGAGTAGGGTGGGTTACTCTTGACAGAGACAGGAGTTGGTGGAGGGAAAGGCCCTGACACCTTCCAACTGTTACCCAGAAAGCCTGAAAGAGCTCATTGCTTCCAGAGCCAGGCAGCCATGGAGAATTCATTTTAGGCATGCCATGGCCATGCCATAAATGACACTTCAGCACCTTTTGGAACCTTTACTTGATGGTTTGGCAGTGGCCACAAGGGCTTCTTCTGATGTGAAAGAAGAGGTGTGGgtattcagttttcttctttctagctATTAAGAGGAACTGCTTCCATGGAAATAGTGCTTCCATCCTAGTAACAAGCAGACATGCCTCTGTCTTTCTCCAACTCTCTCCTTTTCATGTTGTCTGCTCTGGGCTCCCTGCGTGCTTTCTCTTTTACCAATTTATTTCCATCGTCCTATATCTGCACAAAGACCAGCAGTACTTCCAGCTTTGGGTCTGATCTGGCCCACCAGGCTAAGGAGGGAATCCCTCACaggagctgcagtgctgctgctgataCCCCTACACACATGAGGGATTTCTTGCTGGTGACCAGCCCATGCTGTGTTGCAGGAGGACCAAGAGGTCGCTCCAGTTTCCCAATAGCATCACTTCCTGCTGTTTTACCACACCAAAACATAACTTGCACATGTGACTTCATGTTGCCCCCAACAGTGACCTCCACAGGATGACTACATACTAGGTAACTACCTGTAGATGGaaatggggatgggaatggaccTGCTTCTCTGTGGGTACAATGCATTGCTCTGCCAGTTCCCAGCTCTGCGGACTCTGGGGTGTCCCAGAAGGCACCCCTCTTCCTAGGCTTCACCCCTGTCGTTGACCTGGTGTGCCCTGAGCCCACTGTTGTGGCAAGCACCACAGATCCTTGTCCCAGGAGAGTAGCATCCCTGGAGCCCTGGGGCAGGGGGCCAAGCACAGACTGCAGTAACTCCTGTATTCTTGACCCATACCATCATGAATACCGAACTTTTCCTTCTACGTTGTTTGCAGCGGgtgatgaggatgaggatgaatCCGGTGAGGAGCGCCTGCCGTCCTGCTTTGACTATGTGATGCACTTCCTGACAGTCTTCTGGAAGGTGCTGTTTGCGTGCGTGCCCCCCACTGAGTACTGCAATGGCTGGGCTTGCTTCATTGTCTCCATCCTCATCATCGGCATGCTCACAGCCGTCATCGGTGACCTTGCCTCCCACTTCGGCTGCACCATTGGACTCAAGGATTCGGTGACCGCCGTTGTCTTTGTCGCCTTCGGCACTTCAGTACCAGGTAGAGTGGCTACAGGGAAGGCGTGAGGTGGGAGGAAAGTCTTCTAGTAGCTGTCCTGCCCACAAGGGAGCAGTTCCATTATGGGGATGGGGTtcaggctgggaaggggctccaCAGCACCCTGTCTCTAAGCAAGGTCTGCACCCCCTTTGATGGCAGCATGAGGTCCTTGGACAAGGGAAAGTGGATGTGCACCTGTCCATGTCCCAACCAGGCCAGTACCACGCCTGAGCCTCCCTCGTCCCCTAGACATAAAGGGTTGCCCATTTCTCCTGTTGGACCCCCACtgatttctccttccctccttttccaaCCCCAGACACATTTGccagcaaagctgcagccatCCAGGATGTGTACGCTGACGCCTCTATCAGCAATGTCACAGGCAGCAATGCAGTCAATGTCTTCCTGGGCATCGGGCTGGCATGGTCAGTGGCAGCGATCTACTGGGCGTCACAGGGGCAGGAGTTCCAGGTGTCGGCAGGCACTCTGGCCTTCTCCGTCACCCTCTTCACCATCTTCGCCTTCATCTGTATCAGCGTCCTCCTCTACCGTCGGCGACCCCACCTCGGCGGGGAGCTGGGTGGCCCCCGGGGGTGCAAACTGGCCACGACGTTGCTCTTCGTCAGCCTCTGGCTGCTGTACATCCTTTTTGCCACCCTGGAGGCCTATTGCTACATCAAGGGGTTTTAGGCGGTGAAGGGAAGGTGCCGCCAGGGAGAGGGACCCCCTCCCCTATTACCTCACT contains these protein-coding regions:
- the SLC8A3 gene encoding sodium/calcium exchanger 3 isoform X5, yielding MSPRMVDMSLQKALLLTQEVAERKLTVEEEEAKRIAEMGKPILGEHPKLEVIIEESYEFKSTVDKLIKKTNLALVVGTHSWRDQFMEAITVSAAGDEDEDESGEERLPSCFDYVMHFLTVFWKVLFACVPPTEYCNGWACFIVSILIIGMLTAVIGDLASHFGCTIGLKDSVTAVVFVAFGTSVPDTFASKAAAIQDVYADASISNVTGSNAVNVFLGIGLAWSVAAIYWASQGQEFQVSAGTLAFSVTLFTIFAFICISVLLYRRRPHLGGELGGPRGCKLATTLLFVSLWLLYILFATLEAYCYIKGF
- the SLC8A3 gene encoding sodium/calcium exchanger 3 isoform X6; translated protein: MERGISALLLTQEVAERKLTVEEEEAKRIAEMGKPILGEHPKLEVIIEESYEFKSTVDKLIKKTNLALVVGTHSWRDQFMEAITVSAAGDEDEDESGEERLPSCFDYVMHFLTVFWKVLFACVPPTEYCNGWACFIVSILIIGMLTAVIGDLASHFGCTIGLKDSVTAVVFVAFGTSVPDTFASKAAAIQDVYADASISNVTGSNAVNVFLGIGLAWSVAAIYWASQGQEFQVSAGTLAFSVTLFTIFAFICISVLLYRRRPHLGGELGGPRGCKLATTLLFVSLWLLYILFATLEAYCYIKGF
- the SLC8A3 gene encoding sodium/calcium exchanger 3 isoform X7, with translation MERGISEVAERKLTVEEEEAKRIAEMGKPILGEHPKLEVIIEESYEFKSTVDKLIKKTNLALVVGTHSWRDQFMEAITVSAAGDEDEDESGEERLPSCFDYVMHFLTVFWKVLFACVPPTEYCNGWACFIVSILIIGMLTAVIGDLASHFGCTIGLKDSVTAVVFVAFGTSVPDTFASKAAAIQDVYADASISNVTGSNAVNVFLGIGLAWSVAAIYWASQGQEFQVSAGTLAFSVTLFTIFAFICISVLLYRRRPHLGGELGGPRGCKLATTLLFVSLWLLYILFATLEAYCYIKGF